From the genome of Sulfurovum sp. NBC37-1, one region includes:
- a CDS encoding methyltransferase family protein codes for MKHLYSKLLVFLQFSTIGVMLLLVHYRFDLLSILVFSIGAVVGLWALTHNRLGNFNIEPELRENCELVTTGIYRWIRHPMYASVTLMMLGVALMDPRAVQWLLWLFLVNVLLLKAQREESLWLSHDPCYLEYRGKTKYFIPYIL; via the coding sequence ATGAAGCATCTGTACTCAAAACTGCTGGTATTTTTACAGTTCAGTACCATAGGCGTGATGCTCCTGCTGGTGCATTACCGTTTTGATCTTCTGTCCATTCTGGTATTCAGCATCGGGGCTGTTGTGGGCCTGTGGGCATTGACTCACAACAGGCTGGGTAATTTCAACATCGAACCCGAGCTCAGAGAGAACTGCGAGCTGGTTACTACAGGAATCTACCGCTGGATACGCCACCCCATGTATGCCTCCGTGACTCTGATGATGCTTGGAGTGGCTTTGATGGATCCTCGTGCGGTACAATGGCTGCTCTGGCTTTTTCTTGTCAATGTACTACTGCTGAAAGCACAAAGAGAAGAATCCCTCTGGCTTTCACACGATCCATGTTACCTCGAATACAGGGGAAAAACGAAATATTTCATACCGTATATTTTATAA
- a CDS encoding NYN domain-containing protein, which translates to MTKKEDHIALFIDCDNISHRSIEGIINELSKYGVVNIRQAYGNWTKDNLKNWEDKLLEFAIKPIQQFDYSKNKNATDILMTIDAIDLLHTKDIDAFAFATSDSDFTPVVMRVQAEGIKVFGFGEKKTPKPFMAACSQFIFTEKLMATSVKHEDIPNAEVTTPVRKSGKEMRQDTWLVNVLRNAVDHTMDEYGWANLADVGTYINNSTSFSPINYGYKKLSNLVKEIDLFDIAYDEHTKQLSIRDKRWKS; encoded by the coding sequence ATGACAAAAAAAGAAGACCATATCGCCCTTTTCATCGACTGTGACAACATTTCACACCGCTCGATCGAAGGGATCATCAATGAACTGAGCAAATACGGCGTGGTGAATATCCGCCAGGCTTACGGGAACTGGACTAAAGACAATCTAAAAAACTGGGAAGATAAACTCCTCGAGTTCGCCATCAAGCCCATACAGCAGTTCGATTATTCCAAGAACAAGAATGCTACGGATATCCTTATGACCATCGACGCCATTGACCTGTTGCATACCAAAGATATCGATGCCTTTGCTTTTGCAACCAGTGATTCAGACTTTACCCCTGTAGTTATGCGTGTACAGGCCGAAGGTATCAAGGTATTCGGTTTTGGGGAGAAAAAGACTCCCAAACCCTTTATGGCAGCCTGTTCACAGTTCATTTTTACCGAAAAACTGATGGCGACATCGGTCAAGCATGAAGATATACCGAACGCTGAAGTAACAACACCTGTACGCAAAAGCGGCAAAGAGATGCGCCAGGATACCTGGCTGGTCAATGTACTGCGAAATGCTGTGGACCATACCATGGATGAATACGGCTGGGCAAACCTTGCAGACGTGGGGACCTACATCAACAATTCTACCTCTTTTTCACCCATCAACTACGGCTACAAGAAACTGAGCAATCTTGTCAAGGAAATAGACCTTTTTGATATCGCCTACGATGAGCACACCAAACAGCTGAGTATCAGAGATAAACGCTGGAAGAGTTAA
- a CDS encoding nucleoside deaminase, producing MDPFMREAFLEAKRGIEAGDGGPFGAVIVKDGKIIASGHNEVVKTNDPTAHAEMIAIRNASAKLQNFKLEGCTLYVTGEPCPMCFSAIHWAHIERVYYCNTKEDAARIGFDDSLITEIILGKKKDPVSFMHTPHEQCQTLFSVWYEDPEKIPY from the coding sequence ATGGACCCTTTTATGCGGGAAGCCTTCCTTGAAGCAAAAAGAGGGATAGAAGCAGGAGACGGCGGTCCCTTCGGTGCCGTTATTGTCAAAGACGGAAAGATCATTGCGTCCGGGCACAATGAAGTGGTCAAAACCAATGATCCCACCGCGCATGCCGAAATGATCGCCATACGAAATGCCTCTGCAAAACTCCAAAACTTCAAGCTTGAAGGATGCACGCTCTATGTGACAGGAGAACCCTGTCCCATGTGTTTCTCCGCGATCCACTGGGCACATATAGAGAGGGTCTACTACTGTAACACAAAAGAAGATGCTGCCCGCATTGGTTTTGACGACAGCCTGATCACCGAGATCATTCTGGGGAAGAAAAAAGATCCGGTCTCCTTTATGCATACACCCCATGAACAATGTCAGACACTCTTTAGTGTGTGGTATGAAGATCCGGAGAAAATACCTTATTGA
- a CDS encoding DUF819 domain-containing protein, which produces MITDGFSYLALLMAIAASIVFAEKKTKAKIFAYLPAIVIIYFVVMLFSTLGLWQKSESITATYKTLKSDLLPAMIFLMLLHADMREIMKLGKKMLLTFLLASISIAIGFIGMFTLFHSSFASDSWKAFAALSGSWMGGTGNMVAIQGALDLPDAALGYTLLIDSVDYAVWVMVLLALVPFAKRFNAWSKADTSVIDKVGKHLAFKDAQRKAITFPSLFLLLGSALLVSALSQYAGALLPTTDFLTMTTWVVIIATVAGILFAMTPVARLSGSSELASIMLYLIVALIASRANFAELAEAPLYIMAGFVIIAIHATIMIFFAKIFRLDLFSLGVASLANIGGVASAPILASAYSKALIPIGVLMAMMGYILGTFGGLMVGKVLEMIAG; this is translated from the coding sequence ATGATCACTGACGGATTTAGCTATCTCGCTTTACTGATGGCCATTGCAGCATCTATTGTATTTGCCGAGAAGAAGACGAAAGCAAAGATCTTCGCGTATCTTCCTGCCATTGTCATCATCTACTTTGTCGTCATGCTTTTCTCCACATTAGGGCTCTGGCAGAAAAGCGAATCGATCACGGCTACCTATAAAACACTCAAGTCCGACCTGCTTCCTGCTATGATCTTTTTGATGCTGCTGCATGCAGATATGCGGGAGATTATGAAACTGGGCAAAAAAATGCTTTTGACCTTCCTTCTGGCATCGATAAGCATCGCCATAGGCTTCATAGGTATGTTCACCCTCTTCCACAGTTCCTTTGCGTCTGATTCATGGAAAGCATTCGCTGCGCTTTCAGGTTCCTGGATGGGCGGTACGGGGAATATGGTGGCTATTCAGGGTGCTTTGGACCTCCCTGATGCCGCATTGGGGTACACCTTGCTCATCGATTCTGTCGATTATGCCGTCTGGGTCATGGTACTGCTTGCCCTGGTACCCTTCGCCAAACGCTTCAATGCCTGGAGCAAAGCAGATACTTCTGTCATAGATAAAGTCGGGAAGCATCTCGCATTCAAGGATGCCCAGCGCAAAGCGATCACTTTCCCCTCGCTTTTCCTGCTGCTGGGCTCAGCACTGCTCGTTTCAGCACTCTCACAGTATGCAGGTGCATTGCTGCCAACAACGGATTTTCTTACCATGACGACCTGGGTAGTCATCATAGCTACCGTTGCGGGCATACTCTTTGCCATGACACCTGTTGCAAGGCTCTCAGGATCTTCAGAACTGGCGAGCATCATGCTCTATCTTATTGTTGCACTCATCGCTTCCCGTGCCAACTTTGCTGAACTGGCAGAAGCACCGCTCTACATCATGGCCGGTTTTGTCATTATTGCTATACATGCGACTATCATGATATTTTTTGCAAAAATATTCAGGCTTGACCTATTTTCTTTGGGAGTCGCATCATTGGCCAACATAGGTGGTGTCGCTTCCGCACCCATTCTGGCTTCAGCCTATTCGAAGGCTTTGATCCCCATAGGTGTGCTCATGGCTATGATGGGATACATTCTCGGTACCTTCGGAGGCCTGATGGTTGGCAAGGTCCTGGAGATGATCGCAGGATAA
- a CDS encoding STAS/SEC14 domain-containing protein: protein MLEVNIDKENALAVLEPHGALSKKDFDNAAKVIDPFILESDGKLNGIIIYTKSFPGWEDFAALSRHITFVKNHHQKIRRLAFVTDTSVIEFSKMIAAPFVDAEIKVFDYDDFEEAKSWIKSA, encoded by the coding sequence ATGTTGGAAGTAAACATAGATAAAGAGAACGCTCTTGCGGTACTTGAACCGCATGGTGCATTGAGCAAAAAGGATTTTGACAATGCTGCCAAGGTAATAGATCCGTTCATTCTTGAGAGTGACGGGAAACTCAACGGTATCATCATCTATACGAAGTCTTTCCCAGGCTGGGAAGATTTCGCGGCTTTGAGCCGACATATCACATTCGTGAAGAACCATCATCAGAAGATCAGGCGTCTGGCTTTTGTTACCGATACTTCTGTTATAGAATTCAGTAAAATGATCGCTGCACCGTTCGTAGATGCAGAGATCAAAGTCTTTGACTATGATGATTTCGAAGAAGCGAAAAGCTGGATTAAATCGGCATAA
- a CDS encoding SH3 domain-containing C40 family peptidase yields the protein MYRKINFVIFIIFSFSTLLPAQYLLKESTRKPSKIDHMPKNKVADMRRIPQDPAYYAKQIKLWPKARQKRSDKAFNRKYFKPWRLKKLDIPMKDFAWEVRFVTKNKIYTENGKQIPASTYKKWIRNANYKHKNAKRYKAITTERTNVRALPTSTPFYLDPHRVGEGFPFNYNQNSALHMNVPVFVSHFSKDGRWAFVRASYAFGWVKVSDIAFVDQKFIRAFRNGKYAITIKDDLRLYDENGKEVSFVKLGTLFPVSKDGKHYLAAKRDRNGKAQIEKIAVSNPKIIAKKPLPFTPHNVAKVAKEFYNEPYGWGGGYGCRDCSATTRDFLGVFGIFLRRNSSKQAKDGQSIPIKGIPRQAKKKKIIREADPFRSLLYVPGHIVLYLGEYKGEPVIMHTYWGIRKKDGSKLVTGRTIITSTEPGKERRDTKESSRLINTLKTIVKF from the coding sequence ATGTACAGAAAGATCAACTTTGTTATTTTTATAATCTTTTCTTTTTCCACACTTCTACCTGCCCAGTATCTGCTTAAAGAGAGTACCCGAAAACCCAGTAAAATCGACCATATGCCAAAAAATAAAGTGGCGGATATGCGAAGAATACCTCAGGACCCTGCCTACTATGCCAAACAGATCAAACTCTGGCCAAAAGCCAGGCAGAAGCGTTCCGATAAAGCATTTAACCGCAAATACTTCAAACCATGGCGACTGAAAAAACTGGATATCCCCATGAAGGATTTCGCTTGGGAAGTGCGTTTTGTAACCAAAAACAAGATATACACAGAAAACGGGAAGCAAATACCGGCATCAACCTATAAAAAATGGATACGTAATGCAAACTACAAACATAAAAATGCCAAGCGCTACAAAGCCATCACGACCGAACGTACCAATGTAAGGGCATTGCCTACCTCTACCCCCTTCTACCTTGATCCTCACCGTGTCGGGGAGGGATTTCCTTTTAACTACAATCAGAACTCGGCCCTACATATGAATGTACCGGTGTTCGTATCACACTTTTCAAAGGACGGTAGGTGGGCATTCGTCCGTGCCTCCTACGCTTTCGGATGGGTAAAGGTGAGTGATATCGCCTTTGTCGATCAAAAGTTTATTCGAGCTTTCAGGAACGGTAAGTATGCCATCACGATCAAAGATGACCTCAGACTGTATGACGAGAACGGCAAAGAGGTGAGTTTCGTGAAACTGGGAACGCTTTTCCCAGTTTCGAAGGACGGAAAGCACTATCTTGCGGCCAAACGTGACAGAAATGGCAAAGCACAGATAGAAAAGATTGCTGTGAGCAATCCCAAGATCATTGCAAAAAAACCGCTTCCGTTCACACCTCATAATGTTGCCAAAGTGGCCAAAGAATTCTACAATGAACCCTACGGCTGGGGCGGTGGCTACGGCTGTCGTGACTGTTCTGCGACAACCAGAGATTTTCTGGGTGTGTTCGGTATTTTCCTCAGGCGTAACTCAAGCAAACAGGCAAAGGACGGTCAGTCCATACCCATCAAAGGTATCCCGAGACAGGCAAAGAAAAAGAAGATCATCCGGGAAGCAGACCCTTTCCGCTCCCTGCTCTACGTTCCCGGGCATATAGTTCTCTATCTTGGCGAGTACAAAGGGGAACCGGTGATCATGCATACCTATTGGGGTATTCGCAAGAAGGACGGTTCAAAGCTGGTTACAGGACGAACCATAATTACCTCTACGGAACCGGGCAAGGAACGCAGAGATACCAAAGAGAGCAGCAGGCTTATCAATACACTCAAAACGATAGTGAAATTCTAA
- a CDS encoding patatin-like phospholipase family protein, with protein MIEKLRQNDFSLVLSGGGALGISHLGILHDLEKEGLYPIEIIGTSMGGIVGACVAIGMKEAEIYEHIKNFSKIYNWMKFSLSGNAMIDNDKIALIFEGLFGKRKMKDTKTPLKLIATNLFNGHKRIFTAKDDVTIKDAILCTLAIPGIFEEHVVEGKTYGDGFLCENLGVNEASCKTVLAVDVLGENSFEKEMPDNFFKTANVMEMFEKSVRLLIYNQSRSHIACSTKEILLIEPKTKGYKTFSFHKYEEIRQLGLGLLR; from the coding sequence ATGATTGAAAAACTACGGCAAAACGATTTCTCGTTGGTACTTTCCGGTGGCGGTGCTCTTGGTATCTCACATCTTGGCATACTGCATGACCTTGAAAAAGAGGGACTTTACCCTATCGAGATCATCGGTACGAGTATGGGTGGCATAGTCGGTGCCTGTGTGGCTATCGGTATGAAAGAGGCTGAGATCTATGAACATATTAAAAACTTCAGTAAAATATACAACTGGATGAAGTTCTCACTCTCCGGTAATGCCATGATAGACAACGACAAGATCGCCCTGATCTTTGAAGGGCTCTTTGGGAAGAGAAAAATGAAGGATACAAAAACGCCCCTCAAACTTATCGCAACCAACCTTTTTAACGGACATAAACGTATATTTACTGCCAAAGATGATGTAACTATCAAAGATGCCATTCTCTGTACCTTGGCCATACCAGGCATATTTGAAGAGCATGTGGTCGAGGGCAAAACATACGGTGACGGTTTTTTGTGTGAGAATCTCGGAGTGAACGAAGCTTCCTGTAAAACCGTACTGGCAGTCGATGTTCTTGGAGAGAACTCTTTTGAAAAAGAGATGCCTGACAACTTTTTCAAAACAGCCAATGTTATGGAAATGTTCGAGAAATCCGTCCGTCTACTCATATATAACCAGAGCAGATCGCACATAGCCTGTTCTACAAAAGAAATTCTGCTCATAGAACCAAAGACCAAAGGATACAAGACTTTCTCATTCCACAAGTATGAAGAGATACGTCAACTGGGGCTGGGACTGCTGAGATGA
- a CDS encoding dipeptide epimerase, with protein sequence MKISRIRTDLLKAPLKNPFVTSLRRVDVLEDLVVIIECDDGSVGYGEGAPTPVITGETIGSIEAALALIEPFLIGMEIEDFDTLLGHVHSHIIKNTTAKSALEIALYDLRAKSFSLPLYAMLGGEKREFETDITISMGEIDKMIANSLNAVSLGYSTLKIKIGDDPQKDIERIIAIHEALDDSIQLRLDANQGWTAEQSVELLHGIEKRGIITEFIEQPVAADDIEGLKYIKERVETPLLADESIFSLKDARRLLELEAIDYVNIKLAKTGGITQALALADLSKEFGVQCMIGCMLEGPISVTAGVHVASAKADVITMLDLDAVSLLVSHPVETTVHYNESRIMLSEDVGLGISGIKDL encoded by the coding sequence GTGAAAATATCCCGTATCAGAACCGATCTGCTTAAAGCACCCCTTAAAAATCCTTTTGTCACTTCTTTGCGTCGTGTAGATGTGCTGGAGGATCTTGTCGTCATCATCGAGTGTGACGACGGTTCTGTCGGTTATGGAGAAGGAGCTCCTACGCCTGTCATTACCGGTGAGACCATCGGTTCCATTGAAGCAGCCCTTGCTTTGATAGAACCGTTTCTTATAGGTATGGAGATAGAGGATTTTGATACGCTTCTTGGACATGTTCACTCCCATATCATCAAAAATACTACAGCCAAATCCGCACTGGAGATCGCCCTGTACGATCTTAGAGCCAAATCTTTCTCTCTGCCTCTTTATGCAATGCTTGGCGGAGAAAAGAGAGAGTTTGAGACCGATATTACTATCAGTATGGGAGAGATAGACAAAATGATAGCCAATTCTCTGAATGCGGTTTCTCTTGGCTACAGTACACTCAAAATTAAGATCGGAGATGACCCCCAAAAGGACATTGAACGCATTATTGCCATACATGAAGCCCTGGACGATAGCATTCAACTGAGACTCGATGCCAACCAGGGCTGGACAGCAGAACAGAGTGTGGAACTCCTGCACGGCATTGAAAAGCGGGGAATCATCACCGAATTCATCGAGCAGCCTGTGGCGGCAGATGATATTGAAGGGTTGAAATATATCAAAGAGAGAGTAGAGACTCCCCTGCTTGCCGATGAATCGATTTTCTCGCTCAAAGATGCCCGCAGACTGCTCGAACTTGAAGCCATAGACTATGTCAATATCAAACTGGCAAAGACAGGAGGCATCACACAGGCACTTGCCCTTGCCGATCTCTCAAAAGAATTCGGTGTGCAATGTATGATAGGGTGTATGCTGGAAGGTCCCATATCCGTTACCGCAGGTGTACATGTAGCCTCGGCCAAAGCAGATGTGATCACTATGCTCGATTTGGATGCCGTCAGCTTGCTGGTTTCTCACCCTGTTGAAACCACCGTACACTATAATGAGAGTCGAATCATGCTTTCAGAGGATGTCGGCCTGGGTATTTCAGGGATTAAAGATCTATAA
- a CDS encoding sensor histidine kinase, translating into MSIKKLLLISYIIAGFIISIFTAFMTFYIIDVPIGMKMFSKIVITISIVLPVIALLSYLIGSYFSKKFADIQKRLILISKEDFTLYDKNEYIDEITEINKILNTVSIQLENSINELKEKNSELTWMVRSFAHDFRTPLTIIQGNIEAIEDGLVANENIPLVLEKVKYETHYMNELLSDVLLFIGSMKSVVKKEKIQLKEFIDKEIFVLLVPDASVTLINAMKEEDEILFTKTDLKKIIINLLDNSIKFTTKGSITIALENNSLIVQDTGTSIETKECEKIFQPFYTVDESKNRLKSGFGLGLAITKNLAQKNDYSLACDTKYKNGFKIALIPQ; encoded by the coding sequence ATGAGCATTAAAAAATTACTACTGATTTCCTACATTATTGCAGGATTTATCATATCAATATTTACCGCCTTTATGACATTTTATATTATTGATGTTCCTATCGGTATGAAAATGTTTTCAAAAATAGTCATAACTATTAGTATCGTTTTGCCTGTAATTGCTTTGTTGAGTTATTTGATTGGAAGTTATTTTTCCAAGAAATTTGCAGATATACAAAAGAGACTTATTTTAATATCTAAAGAAGATTTTACTCTCTATGATAAAAATGAATATATAGATGAGATAACTGAGATAAATAAAATACTCAACACTGTTTCCATACAGCTGGAGAACTCTATTAATGAGCTCAAAGAAAAAAATAGTGAACTGACATGGATGGTTCGCTCATTTGCTCATGATTTTCGAACGCCTTTGACTATTATACAAGGGAATATAGAGGCTATAGAAGATGGTTTGGTAGCCAATGAAAATATACCGTTAGTCTTAGAAAAAGTTAAATACGAGACTCACTATATGAATGAACTGCTCAGTGACGTACTTTTATTTATTGGGTCTATGAAAAGTGTTGTAAAAAAAGAGAAGATACAACTCAAAGAATTTATAGATAAAGAAATATTTGTACTCCTTGTGCCTGATGCAAGTGTCACTTTGATAAATGCAATGAAAGAAGAAGATGAGATTCTATTTACTAAAACAGATTTGAAAAAGATTATCATAAATTTACTTGACAATAGTATCAAGTTTACTACTAAAGGTAGTATCACTATTGCTTTAGAAAATAATTCCCTTATAGTGCAAGACACAGGAACAAGCATAGAGACAAAAGAGTGTGAGAAAATTTTTCAACCATTTTATACAGTGGATGAAAGTAAAAACCGCCTTAAAAGCGGTTTTGGATTGGGACTTGCAATAACAAAAAATCTAGCACAAAAAAATGATTATTCTTTAGCATGTGATACCAAGTATAAGAATGGGTTTAAAATAGCTTTAATACCTCAATGA
- the rsmD gene encoding 16S rRNA (guanine(966)-N(2))-methyltransferase RsmD — protein sequence MKRKEKIKLFTTTIIAGEFKGKHIEIPDISTTRSSKSILKESFFNTVQFDIIDRNFVEVFAGSGSVGLEALSRGAAQCYFMEYNKTAFRSLENNIKQTDPSRCHAFYGDSFENFATVYGLLKRQGGKTYFYFDPPFSTRDGMDEVYDKTIALIGQIEPEVCEMVAVEHMTNLTMPDDIGALEKVKKKKFGRSTLTYYRPKGKA from the coding sequence ATGAAAAGAAAAGAAAAGATCAAATTGTTCACCACCACCATCATCGCGGGGGAATTCAAAGGAAAACATATCGAGATACCCGATATCTCGACCACGCGGAGCTCCAAGTCCATTCTGAAGGAATCCTTCTTCAATACCGTCCAATTCGACATCATCGACAGGAATTTCGTTGAAGTCTTTGCAGGCAGCGGTTCGGTTGGACTGGAAGCACTCAGCCGCGGTGCGGCACAGTGTTATTTTATGGAGTATAACAAGACTGCCTTCCGATCCCTCGAGAATAACATCAAACAGACCGACCCAAGCCGGTGTCATGCATTCTACGGAGACAGTTTTGAGAATTTTGCCACTGTTTACGGATTGTTGAAACGTCAGGGCGGGAAAACCTATTTCTATTTTGATCCGCCTTTTTCTACCAGAGACGGGATGGATGAGGTCTACGACAAAACCATAGCCCTCATCGGACAGATCGAACCTGAGGTATGTGAAATGGTTGCCGTGGAACATATGACCAACCTGACCATGCCTGATGATATCGGTGCTCTTGAAAAGGTTAAAAAGAAAAAATTCGGACGCAGTACATTGACCTACTACCGTCCAAAAGGTAAAGCATGA
- a CDS encoding response regulator transcription factor → MKKKLLVIEDEKAIADLIVQRFDTSLYDVDISTDGNEALAKLRTDKYDLATIDIMLPHVDGLTLCKKFREFSPQTFLIIVSALDEEETKLKGYAYGADDYITKPFSTKELLAKVESYFRRENILISQKSINLQNLSLDDAKKEIKINGRGLAFTPSEYLLFFTLINNPKKLFSREELSYLIYENNLGEIDSRGIDSHISHIRKKIKKFDTVEYIKTVHGQGYIINEH, encoded by the coding sequence ATGAAAAAAAAACTTCTTGTCATCGAAGATGAAAAAGCCATTGCTGATTTGATTGTACAAAGATTTGACACCTCTTTGTATGATGTAGATATATCTACAGATGGCAATGAAGCTCTTGCTAAATTACGTACAGATAAATACGACCTGGCAACTATTGACATTATGCTTCCTCATGTTGACGGACTTACGCTTTGCAAAAAATTCAGAGAATTCTCACCACAAACATTTTTAATTATAGTGAGTGCTCTTGATGAAGAAGAAACTAAACTCAAGGGATATGCATACGGTGCAGATGATTATATTACAAAACCTTTTAGTACCAAAGAGTTGCTTGCAAAAGTGGAGTCATATTTTAGAAGAGAAAACATTCTAATATCCCAAAAGTCAATAAATCTACAAAACCTTTCCTTGGATGATGCAAAAAAAGAGATTAAAATAAATGGTCGTGGTCTTGCGTTTACACCTAGTGAATATTTACTTTTCTTTACCCTTATAAACAATCCGAAAAAACTTTTTTCAAGAGAGGAGTTGTCATATCTGATTTATGAAAATAATTTAGGTGAAATAGACAGTAGAGGAATTGACTCACATATTTCGCATATTCGGAAAAAGATAAAAAAATTCGATACCGTAGAATACATTAAAACAGTTCATGGCCAAGGGTACATAATAAATGAGCATTAA